In a genomic window of Tripterygium wilfordii isolate XIE 37 chromosome 8, ASM1340144v1, whole genome shotgun sequence:
- the LOC120003377 gene encoding LRR receptor-like serine/threonine-protein kinase GSO2 isoform X2: MDGSNFTSDESALLALKSHITNRNPHILTNNWSTSASVCSWIGVTCGSRDHRVTELNLSYMGLEGTIPPDIGKLSFLALISIRNNSFYGTLPIEFGSLRRLTYVDFEFNSFGGLIPSCFGYLLGLRSLLLQGNQFMGTIPSSLLSLSSLQTIDLSYNELTGSIPFNLSDASSLRVIDLGFNRLSGRLPVDMFNHLPSLQEFSLPGNQLQGPIPGGLFKCRQLQVLSLSFNNLSGNVPREIGNLTMLKKLSLARNNFEGSIPTSIGNCRLLKEIDLSENKLTGAIPLEIGNLSNLERLKMDSNSLFGVIPSMIFNISKMEAIMLHANHFSGNLPSTFGFFLPNLSELQLGENKLEGVIPSSIANASKLVLLDLSDNSFSGVIPGALGSLEHLQVLNLANNNLTSESSSPESSSVFSLTKWKYLRKLILSGNPLDNLLSVLVITNFSASLEYFLASNCNIRGTIPGEIGNFSSLIALNLGSNELTGAIPDTLGRLQKLQDLNLHGNNLQGTISYSLCHLDNLAYLSLGGNNLSGSVPECFGNLTSLRNLNISSNRLISRIPMTLWTLKDILFMNMSWNSLDDSLPEDIGNLKVVTQIDLSGNKLSGHIPESITRLQNLVLLSLAKNELQGPIPESFNGSVSLEFLDLSFNNLSGEIPNSMQVLTYLKHFNVSYNGLQGEIPDQGPFANYSPQSFLKNSGLCGAPRFEVTGCRLSNLPRSRKDVILPL; the protein is encoded by the exons A TGGATGGAAGCAATTTCACCAGTGATGAGTCTGCTCTGCTAGCCTTGAAATCCCATATCACCAACCGCAATCCTCATATCCTGACAAACAACTGGTCCACCTCTGCCTCAGTGTGCAGCTGGATTGGTGTCACTTGTGGTTCCCGTGACCATAGAGTCACAGAACTGAATCTCTCTTACATGGGTCTTGAAGGCACCATTCCTCCTGATATTGGGAAGCTTTCGTTCCTTGCTTTAATTTCCATTAGAAACAACAGCTTTTATGGTACTCTACCTATTGAGTTTGGAAGTTTACGTCGCTTGACATATGTGGATTTTGAATTCAACTCCTTCGGTGGATTGATTCCATCATGCTTTGGATACTTACTGGGTCTCCGTAGCTTGTTGCTGCAAGGTAATCAGTTCATGGGTACTATCCCTTCGTCATTACTTAGCCTGTCGTCATTGCAAACAATTGATCTCAGTTATAATGAGCTGACGGGATCCATACCCTTCAATTTATCTGATGCTTCTTCACTGAGAGTTATTGATCTTGGGTTTAATAGACTATCTGGTAGATTACCAGTGGATATGTTCAATCACCTTCCAAGTTTGCAAGAATTTTCTTTGCCTGGGAATCAATTGCAAGGTCCAATCCCTGGTGGTTTATTCAAGTGCAGGCAACTACAAGTTCTGTCCTTGTCTTTCAATAATTTATCTGGGAATGTACCAAGAGAAATTGGGAACTTAACCATGCTCAAGAAGTTGTCTCTTGCACGTAACAACTTTGAAG GAAGCATACCAACCAGTATTGGAAACTGTAGATTGCTCAAGGAAATAGATCTCAGTGAAAACAAATTGACGG GTGCAATACCACTTGAGATTGGTAACCTTTCCAATCTAGAGAGGCTGAAAATGGACAGTAACTCTTTGTTCGGCGTTATTCCATCTATGATCTTCAATATTTCTAAAATGGAAGCTATCATGCTACATGCCAACCACTTTTCAGGCAATCTTCCATCAACATTTGGcttcttccttccaaatctTTCGGAGCTTCAGCTTGGGGAAAATAAACTCGAGGGAGTAATCCCCAGCTCGATCGCAAATGCTTCCAAGCTTGTTCTCTTGGACTTATCTGATAATTCATTTTCTGGCGTAATTCCTGGTGCACTTGGCAGTCTTGAGCACCTCCAAGTGCTTAATCTCGCCAATAACAACTTGACTAGCGAATCTTCGAGTCCAGAATCAAGCTCTGTCTTCTCATTAACAAAATGGAAGTATTTGAGAAAATTGATACTATCAGGTAATCCCCTTGATAATCTCCTTTCAGTTCTGGTGATCACAAACTTTTCTGCATCTCTTGAATACTTTTTGGCGAGTAATTGCAACATTAGAGGTACAATTCCTGGAGAGATTGGCAACTTTAGCAGCTTGATAGCCTTAAACTTGGGAAGCAATGAATTGACTGGAGCAATTCCAGATACACTTGGAAGATTACAGAAGCTCCAAGACTTGAATCTCCATGGCAACAATTTGCAGGGAACCATCTCATACAGTCTTTGTCATCTCGACAACTTGGCATACTTGTCCTTGGGTGGTAATAACCTTTCTGGATCAGTACCTGAATGCTTCGGCAATCTTACAAGTCTGAGAAATCTCAACATAAGCTCCAACAGATTAATTTCCAGAATACCCATGACATTGTGGACTCTTAAGGATATTTTATTCATGAACATGTCATGGAATTCTTTGGATGACTCTCTCCCGGAGGATATTGGAAACCTGAAAGTTGTGACTCAGATCGATTTATCGGGCAATAAGTTATCTGGTCATATTCCAGAAAGCATCACACGGCTCCAAAATCTAGTTCTTCTCTCCTTGGCCAAGAATGAATTACAAGGCCCTATTCCTGAATCATTTAATGGTTCAGTAAGCTTGGAATTCTTGGATCTATCTTTTAACAATCTCTCTGGGGAAATTCCCAATTCCATGCAGGTCCTAACATATCTCAAACATTTTAATGTCTCTTACAATGGACTACAAGGAGAAATTCCCGATCAAGGACCTTTTGCGAACTACTCACCTCAATCATTCTTGAAAAACAGTGGACTTTGTGGTGCTCCGAGATTTGAAGTCACAGGATGCAGATTGAGCAATCTTCCAAGGTCAAGGAAAGATGTTATTCTGCCACTATAA
- the LOC120003377 gene encoding LRR receptor-like serine/threonine-protein kinase GSO2 isoform X1, which translates to MKPICFLIFGLFLHIFVACLAVDGSNFTSDESALLALKSHITNRNPHILTNNWSTSASVCSWIGVTCGSRDHRVTELNLSYMGLEGTIPPDIGKLSFLALISIRNNSFYGTLPIEFGSLRRLTYVDFEFNSFGGLIPSCFGYLLGLRSLLLQGNQFMGTIPSSLLSLSSLQTIDLSYNELTGSIPFNLSDASSLRVIDLGFNRLSGRLPVDMFNHLPSLQEFSLPGNQLQGPIPGGLFKCRQLQVLSLSFNNLSGNVPREIGNLTMLKKLSLARNNFEGSIPTSIGNCRLLKEIDLSENKLTGAIPLEIGNLSNLERLKMDSNSLFGVIPSMIFNISKMEAIMLHANHFSGNLPSTFGFFLPNLSELQLGENKLEGVIPSSIANASKLVLLDLSDNSFSGVIPGALGSLEHLQVLNLANNNLTSESSSPESSSVFSLTKWKYLRKLILSGNPLDNLLSVLVITNFSASLEYFLASNCNIRGTIPGEIGNFSSLIALNLGSNELTGAIPDTLGRLQKLQDLNLHGNNLQGTISYSLCHLDNLAYLSLGGNNLSGSVPECFGNLTSLRNLNISSNRLISRIPMTLWTLKDILFMNMSWNSLDDSLPEDIGNLKVVTQIDLSGNKLSGHIPESITRLQNLVLLSLAKNELQGPIPESFNGSVSLEFLDLSFNNLSGEIPNSMQVLTYLKHFNVSYNGLQGEIPDQGPFANYSPQSFLKNSGLCGAPRFEVTGCRLSNLPRSRKDVILPL; encoded by the exons ATGAAGCCCAtctgttttcttatttttggattgtttttgCACATTTTCGTGGCTTGCTTAGCAGTGGATGGAAGCAATTTCACCAGTGATGAGTCTGCTCTGCTAGCCTTGAAATCCCATATCACCAACCGCAATCCTCATATCCTGACAAACAACTGGTCCACCTCTGCCTCAGTGTGCAGCTGGATTGGTGTCACTTGTGGTTCCCGTGACCATAGAGTCACAGAACTGAATCTCTCTTACATGGGTCTTGAAGGCACCATTCCTCCTGATATTGGGAAGCTTTCGTTCCTTGCTTTAATTTCCATTAGAAACAACAGCTTTTATGGTACTCTACCTATTGAGTTTGGAAGTTTACGTCGCTTGACATATGTGGATTTTGAATTCAACTCCTTCGGTGGATTGATTCCATCATGCTTTGGATACTTACTGGGTCTCCGTAGCTTGTTGCTGCAAGGTAATCAGTTCATGGGTACTATCCCTTCGTCATTACTTAGCCTGTCGTCATTGCAAACAATTGATCTCAGTTATAATGAGCTGACGGGATCCATACCCTTCAATTTATCTGATGCTTCTTCACTGAGAGTTATTGATCTTGGGTTTAATAGACTATCTGGTAGATTACCAGTGGATATGTTCAATCACCTTCCAAGTTTGCAAGAATTTTCTTTGCCTGGGAATCAATTGCAAGGTCCAATCCCTGGTGGTTTATTCAAGTGCAGGCAACTACAAGTTCTGTCCTTGTCTTTCAATAATTTATCTGGGAATGTACCAAGAGAAATTGGGAACTTAACCATGCTCAAGAAGTTGTCTCTTGCACGTAACAACTTTGAAG GAAGCATACCAACCAGTATTGGAAACTGTAGATTGCTCAAGGAAATAGATCTCAGTGAAAACAAATTGACGG GTGCAATACCACTTGAGATTGGTAACCTTTCCAATCTAGAGAGGCTGAAAATGGACAGTAACTCTTTGTTCGGCGTTATTCCATCTATGATCTTCAATATTTCTAAAATGGAAGCTATCATGCTACATGCCAACCACTTTTCAGGCAATCTTCCATCAACATTTGGcttcttccttccaaatctTTCGGAGCTTCAGCTTGGGGAAAATAAACTCGAGGGAGTAATCCCCAGCTCGATCGCAAATGCTTCCAAGCTTGTTCTCTTGGACTTATCTGATAATTCATTTTCTGGCGTAATTCCTGGTGCACTTGGCAGTCTTGAGCACCTCCAAGTGCTTAATCTCGCCAATAACAACTTGACTAGCGAATCTTCGAGTCCAGAATCAAGCTCTGTCTTCTCATTAACAAAATGGAAGTATTTGAGAAAATTGATACTATCAGGTAATCCCCTTGATAATCTCCTTTCAGTTCTGGTGATCACAAACTTTTCTGCATCTCTTGAATACTTTTTGGCGAGTAATTGCAACATTAGAGGTACAATTCCTGGAGAGATTGGCAACTTTAGCAGCTTGATAGCCTTAAACTTGGGAAGCAATGAATTGACTGGAGCAATTCCAGATACACTTGGAAGATTACAGAAGCTCCAAGACTTGAATCTCCATGGCAACAATTTGCAGGGAACCATCTCATACAGTCTTTGTCATCTCGACAACTTGGCATACTTGTCCTTGGGTGGTAATAACCTTTCTGGATCAGTACCTGAATGCTTCGGCAATCTTACAAGTCTGAGAAATCTCAACATAAGCTCCAACAGATTAATTTCCAGAATACCCATGACATTGTGGACTCTTAAGGATATTTTATTCATGAACATGTCATGGAATTCTTTGGATGACTCTCTCCCGGAGGATATTGGAAACCTGAAAGTTGTGACTCAGATCGATTTATCGGGCAATAAGTTATCTGGTCATATTCCAGAAAGCATCACACGGCTCCAAAATCTAGTTCTTCTCTCCTTGGCCAAGAATGAATTACAAGGCCCTATTCCTGAATCATTTAATGGTTCAGTAAGCTTGGAATTCTTGGATCTATCTTTTAACAATCTCTCTGGGGAAATTCCCAATTCCATGCAGGTCCTAACATATCTCAAACATTTTAATGTCTCTTACAATGGACTACAAGGAGAAATTCCCGATCAAGGACCTTTTGCGAACTACTCACCTCAATCATTCTTGAAAAACAGTGGACTTTGTGGTGCTCCGAGATTTGAAGTCACAGGATGCAGATTGAGCAATCTTCCAAGGTCAAGGAAAGATGTTATTCTGCCACTATAA
- the LOC120003377 gene encoding LRR receptor-like serine/threonine-protein kinase FLS2 isoform X3, with the protein MGLEGTIPPDIGKLSFLALISIRNNSFYGTLPIEFGSLRRLTYVDFEFNSFGGLIPSCFGYLLGLRSLLLQGNQFMGTIPSSLLSLSSLQTIDLSYNELTGSIPFNLSDASSLRVIDLGFNRLSGRLPVDMFNHLPSLQEFSLPGNQLQGPIPGGLFKCRQLQVLSLSFNNLSGNVPREIGNLTMLKKLSLARNNFEGSIPTSIGNCRLLKEIDLSENKLTGAIPLEIGNLSNLERLKMDSNSLFGVIPSMIFNISKMEAIMLHANHFSGNLPSTFGFFLPNLSELQLGENKLEGVIPSSIANASKLVLLDLSDNSFSGVIPGALGSLEHLQVLNLANNNLTSESSSPESSSVFSLTKWKYLRKLILSGNPLDNLLSVLVITNFSASLEYFLASNCNIRGTIPGEIGNFSSLIALNLGSNELTGAIPDTLGRLQKLQDLNLHGNNLQGTISYSLCHLDNLAYLSLGGNNLSGSVPECFGNLTSLRNLNISSNRLISRIPMTLWTLKDILFMNMSWNSLDDSLPEDIGNLKVVTQIDLSGNKLSGHIPESITRLQNLVLLSLAKNELQGPIPESFNGSVSLEFLDLSFNNLSGEIPNSMQVLTYLKHFNVSYNGLQGEIPDQGPFANYSPQSFLKNSGLCGAPRFEVTGCRLSNLPRSRKDVILPL; encoded by the exons ATGGGTCTTGAAGGCACCATTCCTCCTGATATTGGGAAGCTTTCGTTCCTTGCTTTAATTTCCATTAGAAACAACAGCTTTTATGGTACTCTACCTATTGAGTTTGGAAGTTTACGTCGCTTGACATATGTGGATTTTGAATTCAACTCCTTCGGTGGATTGATTCCATCATGCTTTGGATACTTACTGGGTCTCCGTAGCTTGTTGCTGCAAGGTAATCAGTTCATGGGTACTATCCCTTCGTCATTACTTAGCCTGTCGTCATTGCAAACAATTGATCTCAGTTATAATGAGCTGACGGGATCCATACCCTTCAATTTATCTGATGCTTCTTCACTGAGAGTTATTGATCTTGGGTTTAATAGACTATCTGGTAGATTACCAGTGGATATGTTCAATCACCTTCCAAGTTTGCAAGAATTTTCTTTGCCTGGGAATCAATTGCAAGGTCCAATCCCTGGTGGTTTATTCAAGTGCAGGCAACTACAAGTTCTGTCCTTGTCTTTCAATAATTTATCTGGGAATGTACCAAGAGAAATTGGGAACTTAACCATGCTCAAGAAGTTGTCTCTTGCACGTAACAACTTTGAAG GAAGCATACCAACCAGTATTGGAAACTGTAGATTGCTCAAGGAAATAGATCTCAGTGAAAACAAATTGACGG GTGCAATACCACTTGAGATTGGTAACCTTTCCAATCTAGAGAGGCTGAAAATGGACAGTAACTCTTTGTTCGGCGTTATTCCATCTATGATCTTCAATATTTCTAAAATGGAAGCTATCATGCTACATGCCAACCACTTTTCAGGCAATCTTCCATCAACATTTGGcttcttccttccaaatctTTCGGAGCTTCAGCTTGGGGAAAATAAACTCGAGGGAGTAATCCCCAGCTCGATCGCAAATGCTTCCAAGCTTGTTCTCTTGGACTTATCTGATAATTCATTTTCTGGCGTAATTCCTGGTGCACTTGGCAGTCTTGAGCACCTCCAAGTGCTTAATCTCGCCAATAACAACTTGACTAGCGAATCTTCGAGTCCAGAATCAAGCTCTGTCTTCTCATTAACAAAATGGAAGTATTTGAGAAAATTGATACTATCAGGTAATCCCCTTGATAATCTCCTTTCAGTTCTGGTGATCACAAACTTTTCTGCATCTCTTGAATACTTTTTGGCGAGTAATTGCAACATTAGAGGTACAATTCCTGGAGAGATTGGCAACTTTAGCAGCTTGATAGCCTTAAACTTGGGAAGCAATGAATTGACTGGAGCAATTCCAGATACACTTGGAAGATTACAGAAGCTCCAAGACTTGAATCTCCATGGCAACAATTTGCAGGGAACCATCTCATACAGTCTTTGTCATCTCGACAACTTGGCATACTTGTCCTTGGGTGGTAATAACCTTTCTGGATCAGTACCTGAATGCTTCGGCAATCTTACAAGTCTGAGAAATCTCAACATAAGCTCCAACAGATTAATTTCCAGAATACCCATGACATTGTGGACTCTTAAGGATATTTTATTCATGAACATGTCATGGAATTCTTTGGATGACTCTCTCCCGGAGGATATTGGAAACCTGAAAGTTGTGACTCAGATCGATTTATCGGGCAATAAGTTATCTGGTCATATTCCAGAAAGCATCACACGGCTCCAAAATCTAGTTCTTCTCTCCTTGGCCAAGAATGAATTACAAGGCCCTATTCCTGAATCATTTAATGGTTCAGTAAGCTTGGAATTCTTGGATCTATCTTTTAACAATCTCTCTGGGGAAATTCCCAATTCCATGCAGGTCCTAACATATCTCAAACATTTTAATGTCTCTTACAATGGACTACAAGGAGAAATTCCCGATCAAGGACCTTTTGCGAACTACTCACCTCAATCATTCTTGAAAAACAGTGGACTTTGTGGTGCTCCGAGATTTGAAGTCACAGGATGCAGATTGAGCAATCTTCCAAGGTCAAGGAAAGATGTTATTCTGCCACTATAA